Part of the Candidatus Palauibacter australiensis genome is shown below.
CGGCAGGTTAGGACAACGGAGCTCTCACAACATGACAAATCTTACATTGCGTGTTAGATTTGCATAGTTATGATTCGAATGATCCCACGCGAGAGCAAGCTGCGAGTGGAACGCCTGCTGGCGCGGGCCCCGGCTGTCGTGCTAACCGGACCGCGGCAGGTGGGCAAGACGACCGTGGCGCTCGAGATCGCGCGCGAGCGGGGCGGCGCTTACCTCGACCTGGAGCGCCCCTCGGACCGGGCCAGGCTGGCGGACGTCGACGCGTACTGCCGCCGCAACGCCGAGCGGCTGGTCGTCTTTGACGAGATTCAGCGGGTACCGGATCTCTTCGAACCGCTCCGCGGCATCATCGACCGGCGCCGGCGGGAGGGCCGCCGCACGGGTCACTTCCTCTTCCTCGGCTCGGCGTCCATCGATCTGCTCCGACAATCCGGCGAGACCCTTGCCGGGCGCGTGGCATTCTGCGAGATGCCGCCGCTGAACGTGCGGGAGGTGGGCGCGGAGCGTCTCGACGATCTCTGGTCTCGCGGCGGATTTCCCGAGAGTCTGCAGGCGGAGGGGGACACGGACAGCTTCGAGTGGCGGCTCGACTTCATACAGACCTATCTCGAGCGCGACATCCCGGCGTTGGGGCCGCGGATCCCGAGTGAGACCCTGCGGCGTTTCTGGACGATGCTCGCCCACAACCAGGGGCAGGGGTTCAATGCCGCCGGCCTGGCCAAGTCTCTGAGTGTCAGCGGCGTGACTGTCGCGCGCTATCTCGACCTCATGGTCGACCTGTTGCTGGTGAGGCGGCTGGTCTCCTGGCGGGGGAATCTGGGCCGGCGACTCGTGAAGGCCCCCAAGACGTACCTGCGGGACAGCGGAATTTGTCACGCCCTCCTCGGAATCGGATCGCTGGACTCTCTCCTGGGGCACCCCGTGGCCGGGAGCAGTTGGGAAGGGTTGGTGATCGAGAACATCGTGAGCGCCCTGCCGGCGCATGCCTCGTTCGGCTACTACCGGACCGTAGGCGGGGCGGAGGTCGATGTCGTCATCGAGCGCGGTGCGGGTGAGATCTGGGCGGTCGAAATCAAGCGAAGTACCGCACCCCGTGTTTCGCGCGGTTTCCACAGCGCCTGTGAGGACCTGCGGCCAGCCCGCAAGCTCGTCGTCTATCCGGGTCGCGAGAGCTTTTCGCTCGGTCGGGACATCGAAGCCGTCCCCTTGAGCAACATCCGCGATGAACTGACCTGACCCCAAGTTGGCGTGGCTTCCGCACCGCTATTCGGACTGGCCGTTGAGGCGTTTCCATGTCGCCTCCCACTGGACCCAGTGGCCTGTGTCGGGTGGCGTGCGCGCGGTCACATCCTCGCGGGGTTCCGCGACGACGGCAAAGTCATCGCGTGTCAGGGCGTGCAGTTCGTCGCGCGCGAAGAAGTGGACGGGCAGACCCTGCTTGGAACCGGATTCGTAGCGGACCGTGAACCCGCCCAGGTCATTTCGCTCAATGACCGTATGGGGGCGACGTACCTGGGTCGAGGCGGCGTTCACCCGGAGGAAAAAGAGGCCACCGGGAGACAGGAGGGACGCGACTCGGGAGAAGCACCTGGCGACATCGGCGGCAACGCCGTGCTGGAACACCTGAATCGCGATGACATAGCTGAAGCGGCATCGACTGACGAACGTCCGGAAGTCGGCGCAGATCAAGCGCGCAGACGGCGCAGGCTCCCGGGTAGCCAACTGTCGAAGCGCTTCGGCCGACAGGTCCAGGCCGTAGAGCCGAAGTCCGGACCGCACGAGCGGAAGGTAGTTCCGACCGTTTCCGCACCCGATGTAGAGCCCCCGGCGCTCGGCCAGCGAACTTGGCCGTATCGTGGTGAGGATTTCGTCGACGAAAGGCAGGGGAGGCTCTCCTGCGTATCTCCCCCTGCGGTACTCCGCGTCCCAGCGCGCCGAGACCAGGGATTGGCTCATCTCCTCCAAGCGGACCTCGATCTCCAGGGCCTCAGGCGCGGCCGGTGCGGCGGAGGAGTCTGAGGTGGGTGCGGACGTTGTCGTGTTCGAAGTAGGCGTCCTGCAGGTGGCGCGCCCCGGACGACACCATCTCGGTGCGGCCGTGGAGCACGCGGTGTCCGGCGCACAGCAGGATCATCCCGCCCTCCAGCCGGAAGGTCACCTGGGCGGCGGGGTCGTTGACGCGGCGCGACAGTTCGTGGTAGGCGGCGTAGAACTCGCCCAGCCGGGGTTCCGACAAGGGGATGGCCTGCATCTGCGCCGTGTTGAAGCGGATCATCCTGATCTCCCCGTCGGTGTCCAGGTCGACCATGGGGTTGGCCGCGTAGCACTCGTATTCGTCGCTGAAGATGCGGAACGGAACCCGCACCGAGCACAGCGCGTCGAACTTGTCGGGGTGCTCGCGGCGTAGCGCCTCGAGCAGGCCGAAACCGTCCACGACCGTCGACGCGCCGCCCTCGCACTCGTTCACGAGCATGTGCAGCGCCTGCACGCTCGGGGGCCACGTGTAGCTGGTGAAGTCGTTGTGCACTCCGACGGCCAGAGCCGTGTGCGCGATGTTGTATCCCTTCGGATCGAGCTTGACGTTGTGGATGCGCTCGAACAGGACCTCCCGGACCGGACCCAGCCGGGGCGCGAGTTCCTCCAGCGAATCCGGTTCCGTGAGAGCGTCGACCAGCACGCAGACCCCGGTGCGCAGAAACTCCTCGATCACCTCCGCCGCCGCGCGGTCGTCCGCCAGGAACCGCTGGTAGTCGAACCTCCGCGGCTGGAACTCGCCGTCCCAGTACTTCAACTCGAGACGAGGCCGGCTCAGGAGGGCGTGGATGTCGCTCGACCGGTGGCGCGTGCGGTGTCCGTCCGGCCAGGCGATGGAGATCGCCTCGTCGTCGGATCCGGCGCCGTCGATATCGACTGTCACCGGTCTCAGGTCGCTGGGGACGCGGAAGACGTGGAACCGCTTCTCCGTGGTCTGCTCCACGCAGCACTCGCCGCAGCCGCAGTTGTCCCGCAGCCAGAGGTAGGGGAGATCGGTGCGTTCGCCATCGCTCCAGACCGCGGTCAGGGCGTCGCCGCTCTGCACGAGACTGCTGATCGAGGCACCCATGGTCGATCCTCCCGGTACGTGGTCACCGGCCTCCAGTAAACGCTACGGACGCCCGAGCGATCTTGACAATGCCCTTCGCTTGGGCCGACGCTGCGGCGAGGAGCCCCCGACCGAACCCCTCAAGCGGAGAGTGACCGGCATGCCCCATACGGCTGGGACGAGCGCCGAAGCGAGCGCGGAGCCGGGCGGCCCCGTGGTCAGCTTCACCCGCATGGAGGACGGCACCCGCGAGGACTACGAACTGCTCTCGCGCCTCGAGGACGATTTCGCTGCCGACACCGCGGACCGAGTCCTGGCGCACCTTCGCCAGCTGTCCGGTTCGGTCGGCGGCTACCAGGTCGACCGGCTGGAACATTCCCTGCAGAGCGCGACCCGCGCCCACCGCGACGGCGCGGACGAGGAGATGGTGGTCGCCGCGCTCCTGCACGACATCGACGATCTGCTGGCTCCGCACAGCCACGGCGAGCTGGCCGCGCTCCTCCTGCGGCCCTTCGTGACCGAGCGAACTCACTGGATCGTCCGGCACCACGGCCTGTTCCAGCTCGTCTACTACGCCCACCACCTGGGCCGCGACCGCAACGCGCGCGACAGGTACCGCGACCACCCCTGGTACCAGGACGCCGTGGACTTCTGCCACCGCTGGGACCAGTCCTCGTTCGACCCGGACTATGAGTCGCTGCCGCTGGAGTTCTTCGAACCGATGGTGCGCCGAGTGTTCGCACGCGAACCGTTCAGCCTCTGGCCGAGGGGGCGATCGTGACCGCGCAGCCGCGGCGCCTCGACCTTCATTCGATCCGCGCGGCCATGGTTGCCGCGGTCCTGACCGGGGCGCTGGCAGGCTGCGCCCCGGGCGGCGACGGCGAGCTGCAGGCCCGGGTCGACGCCGTCTTCGCCGACTACGCCAGCGCCGACGGGCCCGGCTGCTCGCTGGGCGTGATTCGGGACGGCCGCCTGATCCACGCCGCCGGCTACGGCGCCGCCAACCTCGACTACGGCATCCCGAACGGCCCCGCGACCATCTACCGCATCGCGTCCGTCTCCAAGCAGTTCACGGCCGGAGCGGTCGCCCTGCTCGCCCTTCGAGGAGAGGTGGACCTGGACGCTCCCGTCCGGCGCTACGTCCCCGAATTCCCCGACTATCCCGACCCGCCCACCGTCCGGCACCTGATCCACCACACCTCCGGCGTGCGCGATTACCTCGGGCTCTTCACCCTGGCCGGGAACCGGAGCGAGGACTTCATCACGAATCGGGACATCCTCGACGCGATCATGCGGCAGCGCGAACTCAACTTTCCTCCGGGCTCCGAGTACCTGTACAGCAACTCGGGCTACGTCCTGCTCGCCGAGATCGTGGCTAGGGCTACGGGACGCAGCCTGCGGGAGTTCGCCCGTGCCGAGTTCTTCGACCCCCTGGGCATGCCGCGCACGCACTTCCACGACGACCACAACGAAGTCGTCCCCGACCGGGCCACCGGCTATTCGCCCACCGAGGACGGCTTCCGGATCGACATGACGACGCTCGACGTGGTCGGGGACGGCGGCATCTACACGTCGGTGGAGGAGTGGCCCGCGTGGGACCGCAACCTGACCGAGGGCACGGTCGGCGGACCGGAATGGGTCGCGCTCATGCACGAACGGGGCTTGCTCACGTCGGGCGACACGATTCCCTACGCCTTCGGTCTCTCGCACGGCGAGCACCGGGGGCTGGCCACGGTGGGGCACAGCGGCTCGTGGGTCGGCTACCGCACGGGCATGTCCCGCTATCCCGCCGCCGGCTACTCGTTCGTGGCTCTGTGCAACCGGTCGAGGATCGATCCCATGGCCCTCATCAGGGGCACGGCCGAGATCTATCTGGAAGACGCGATGGACGCGCCCGAGGACGTCGCCGACGAGGAGGAGGCTGCGGAGGCGGAGACCGCGGAGGAGGACGCAGAAGGGGACGACGCTCTCGACGCTCCGCCCGACCGCGGTATCCC
Proteins encoded:
- a CDS encoding serine hydrolase, whose amino-acid sequence is MTAQPRRLDLHSIRAAMVAAVLTGALAGCAPGGDGELQARVDAVFADYASADGPGCSLGVIRDGRLIHAAGYGAANLDYGIPNGPATIYRIASVSKQFTAGAVALLALRGEVDLDAPVRRYVPEFPDYPDPPTVRHLIHHTSGVRDYLGLFTLAGNRSEDFITNRDILDAIMRQRELNFPPGSEYLYSNSGYVLLAEIVARATGRSLREFARAEFFDPLGMPRTHFHDDHNEVVPDRATGYSPTEDGFRIDMTTLDVVGDGGIYTSVEEWPAWDRNLTEGTVGGPEWVALMHERGLLTSGDTIPYAFGLSHGEHRGLATVGHSGSWVGYRTGMSRYPAAGYSFVALCNRSRIDPMALIRGTAEIYLEDAMDAPEDVADEEEAAEAETAEEDAEGDDALDAPPDRGIPNRSRFAGSFYSPELDAMYWIEEEGSAGLTLRVGRRDPVALVAEADGQLTTEDGPTFRFSGLAGGRYEVMVVDAGRVRNLRFARTEG
- a CDS encoding peptidase, producing the protein MPHTAGTSAEASAEPGGPVVSFTRMEDGTREDYELLSRLEDDFAADTADRVLAHLRQLSGSVGGYQVDRLEHSLQSATRAHRDGADEEMVVAALLHDIDDLLAPHSHGELAALLLRPFVTERTHWIVRHHGLFQLVYYAHHLGRDRNARDRYRDHPWYQDAVDFCHRWDQSSFDPDYESLPLEFFEPMVRRVFAREPFSLWPRGRS
- a CDS encoding TauD/TfdA family dioxygenase, whose product is MGASISSLVQSGDALTAVWSDGERTDLPYLWLRDNCGCGECCVEQTTEKRFHVFRVPSDLRPVTVDIDGAGSDDEAISIAWPDGHRTRHRSSDIHALLSRPRLELKYWDGEFQPRRFDYQRFLADDRAAAEVIEEFLRTGVCVLVDALTEPDSLEELAPRLGPVREVLFERIHNVKLDPKGYNIAHTALAVGVHNDFTSYTWPPSVQALHMLVNECEGGASTVVDGFGLLEALRREHPDKFDALCSVRVPFRIFSDEYECYAANPMVDLDTDGEIRMIRFNTAQMQAIPLSEPRLGEFYAAYHELSRRVNDPAAQVTFRLEGGMILLCAGHRVLHGRTEMVSSGARHLQDAYFEHDNVRTHLRLLRRTGRA
- a CDS encoding class I SAM-dependent methyltransferase; translated protein: MSQSLVSARWDAEYRRGRYAGEPPLPFVDEILTTIRPSSLAERRGLYIGCGNGRNYLPLVRSGLRLYGLDLSAEALRQLATREPAPSARLICADFRTFVSRCRFSYVIAIQVFQHGVAADVARCFSRVASLLSPGGLFFLRVNAASTQVRRPHTVIERNDLGGFTVRYESGSKQGLPVHFFARDELHALTRDDFAVVAEPREDVTARTPPDTGHWVQWEATWKRLNGQSE
- a CDS encoding ATP-binding protein, which translates into the protein MIPRESKLRVERLLARAPAVVLTGPRQVGKTTVALEIARERGGAYLDLERPSDRARLADVDAYCRRNAERLVVFDEIQRVPDLFEPLRGIIDRRRREGRRTGHFLFLGSASIDLLRQSGETLAGRVAFCEMPPLNVREVGAERLDDLWSRGGFPESLQAEGDTDSFEWRLDFIQTYLERDIPALGPRIPSETLRRFWTMLAHNQGQGFNAAGLAKSLSVSGVTVARYLDLMVDLLLVRRLVSWRGNLGRRLVKAPKTYLRDSGICHALLGIGSLDSLLGHPVAGSSWEGLVIENIVSALPAHASFGYYRTVGGAEVDVVIERGAGEIWAVEIKRSTAPRVSRGFHSACEDLRPARKLVVYPGRESFSLGRDIEAVPLSNIRDELT